A window from Cytobacillus sp. FSL H8-0458 encodes these proteins:
- a CDS encoding glycosyltransferase, which yields MKKKNLILFTHSFPFGHAEAFLETEIKYLSESFEEIIIFPMYANARKEKREVPNNVRIYDMKNGRSAKIKSILNSLIDRQMSEWLLKELKISQGHGVRGVAAMMNWLGWAKIARDSLVTYFNNEEDRGKYIIYCYWQNPSALGAVLLKEKLNDIVVYSRAHGGDLYAERHKPPYIPFQFKVIQELTRLFTISQQGKNYLLNKYTGISPDHIKVSRLGIDGDDYRNDASIGKELVIVSCSYLVPVKRVEIIVTALKKLDIPVVWHHIGSGPEEKKIQELVKALPPNIDARLEGNLTNSEVVQFYKKHPVDLFVNVSSSEGIPVTIMEAFRYGIPAYATEVGGVPEIVSDTSGKLLPVDISPEQLSSYFGEFYHLSNEEKEALRTNARETWEKRYNAAKNYTDFREDLLSSGEQDG from the coding sequence TTGAAGAAAAAGAATCTAATCCTTTTCACTCACTCATTTCCTTTTGGGCATGCTGAAGCATTTTTAGAAACGGAAATAAAATATTTAAGCGAGTCGTTTGAGGAAATTATAATTTTTCCTATGTATGCAAATGCAAGAAAGGAAAAAAGAGAAGTTCCTAATAATGTACGTATTTATGATATGAAAAATGGAAGGTCAGCGAAGATCAAATCGATTCTTAACTCATTGATTGACCGTCAAATGAGTGAGTGGCTGCTGAAAGAACTTAAGATTTCACAAGGTCATGGAGTCCGCGGAGTGGCTGCTATGATGAATTGGCTTGGGTGGGCTAAGATTGCCCGAGATAGTTTGGTTACCTACTTTAACAATGAAGAAGATCGGGGCAAGTATATAATTTATTGTTATTGGCAGAATCCATCGGCATTAGGTGCTGTTTTATTGAAAGAAAAATTAAATGATATAGTCGTTTACTCCAGAGCCCATGGTGGAGATCTTTATGCTGAAAGGCATAAACCTCCATACATACCATTTCAATTTAAAGTTATTCAAGAATTGACTCGTTTGTTTACAATTTCACAGCAGGGAAAGAATTATTTGCTCAATAAGTATACAGGGATATCACCTGACCATATTAAGGTAAGCAGACTGGGGATTGATGGTGATGATTATCGAAATGATGCTTCGATAGGAAAAGAGCTGGTAATTGTTAGCTGCTCCTACCTTGTACCAGTTAAAAGGGTAGAGATTATCGTTACAGCTCTTAAGAAGCTGGATATACCAGTTGTGTGGCATCACATTGGGTCGGGTCCGGAAGAAAAGAAAATCCAAGAATTAGTAAAGGCTCTGCCGCCTAACATCGATGCAAGACTAGAGGGTAATTTAACCAATTCAGAAGTAGTGCAATTTTATAAAAAACATCCTGTTGACCTTTTTGTAAACGTAAGCTCATCCGAAGGAATCCCTGTTACAATAATGGAGGCATTCAGATATGGAATACCTGCATATGCCACAGAGGTAGGAGGAGTCCCGGAAATCGTTAGCGATACTTCCGGGAAACTTTTGCCAGTTGATATAAGTCCGGAGCAATTATCTTCTTATTTCGGAGAATTTTATCATCTCTCTAACGAGGAAAAAGAAGCATTAAGAACGAATGCAAGAGAAACTTGGGAGAAAAGATATAACGCAGCCAAAAACTATACAGATTTCCGAGAGGACTTGCTAAGCAGTGGTGAACAAGATGGATAA
- a CDS encoding glycosyltransferase family 4 protein, protein MTIQLIFAFFVSLVTVLAVTPFIIKLAIKINATDKPNQRKVHAKIMPRLGGLAIFIGVIAGYFAAGLYTQKMTGIIIGAFIIVIIGILDDKYELSAKYKLIGQIMAAAVVVSTGLTIDYISIPFLEKFNLGILAIPITVLWIVAITNAVNLIDGLDGLAAGISAIGIATIGIMAGIHGKFLILTLAVIVLASTVGFLFYNFHPAKIFMGDTGALFLGYAIAVLSLLGLYKSVTLFSTIVPVIILGVPVFDTAFAIIRRVINKKPISAPDKSHLHHRILALGLSHRNTVLVIYLLGILFSISAILFSTSTLWGSLIILFALLIMAQIIAEIIGLVNDKYKPFIKFFRKVRGRL, encoded by the coding sequence ATGACTATACAATTAATATTTGCTTTTTTTGTCTCTTTAGTCACGGTTTTGGCTGTAACACCATTTATTATAAAACTTGCCATAAAAATAAATGCAACAGATAAGCCCAATCAAAGAAAGGTACATGCTAAAATTATGCCCCGTTTAGGTGGCTTGGCTATCTTTATCGGCGTGATTGCCGGCTATTTTGCCGCTGGTCTATATACACAGAAAATGACTGGTATCATAATTGGTGCGTTTATCATTGTTATTATTGGTATTCTGGATGATAAATATGAGTTATCGGCCAAATATAAACTGATCGGCCAAATAATGGCTGCAGCGGTAGTTGTAAGTACAGGATTGACAATTGATTATATTTCTATACCTTTTTTGGAAAAATTTAATCTTGGAATTCTTGCGATTCCAATCACGGTATTATGGATCGTGGCAATTACTAACGCTGTGAATTTAATTGATGGTCTGGATGGACTTGCTGCAGGCATTTCAGCAATTGGGATAGCGACCATAGGTATTATGGCAGGGATTCACGGTAAGTTTCTAATATTAACACTTGCCGTAATTGTGCTGGCCAGCACTGTTGGATTCCTTTTTTATAATTTTCATCCAGCTAAAATTTTTATGGGGGATACCGGAGCTCTCTTCCTAGGGTATGCAATAGCAGTTCTTTCGCTACTGGGGTTATACAAGAGTGTAACTTTATTCAGTACTATTGTTCCGGTTATCATACTTGGAGTGCCAGTGTTTGACACTGCATTTGCGATAATCCGAAGAGTTATCAATAAAAAGCCAATATCTGCTCCTGATAAATCGCATTTGCACCATAGAATATTAGCTTTAGGTCTATCTCATAGAAATACTGTATTGGTTATTTACCTGCTGGGAATACTATTTAGTATAAGTGCCATATTATTTTCCACATCTACTTTGTGGGGGTCTTTAATTATTCTATTTGCCTTATTGATAATGGCACAGATTATTGCTGAGATTATTGGTCTGGTCAATGATAAATATAAGCCTTTTATAAAGTTTTTCCGAAAGGTCAGAGGGCGCCTCTAA
- a CDS encoding cell wall-binding repeat-containing protein, with protein MKKLLVTFLLTFTFSMLLAVQTSAEGYTTRLGGQDRFEVAVNVSKKGWSTSANVVLANYTAYADALAAAPLAYKLNGPILLTHAGKLTSVTKQEIIRLNAKSVTIVGGKASVSDQVITELRAMGISVNRISGQDRYEVANNIAKFIGKKDRVVVAYGLNFPDALAIAPYAARNGYPILLTNTNSMTASTKNIITQWNVNQTIVVGGTGSVSQNVFNSLPNAIRIDGKDRFAVASNIANRYYKSQSQAFVATGMNFADALTGSVLAAKRNNPILLTSSSIPAATKDSIINNGYQGFTILGGSASVSASISNILGGPTVGQTIMIDPGHGGSDPGASGNGMFEKDIVLDVSKRVNARLYDSLAKVMMTRNTDTYPTLDERVQMAHSKGADLFVSIHVNAYSGSSANGTETYYNTAYASADSKLLAEEIQKELVKAMGTNDRGVKQGSFYVIKYTKIPSVLVEIAFISNPEDAKKLADNTFRQRAADAIYKGIMNYYNKK; from the coding sequence ATGAAAAAATTACTTGTAACTTTTTTGCTGACATTTACATTTAGCATGCTTCTTGCAGTTCAGACGTCAGCAGAAGGTTACACAACTAGACTGGGCGGACAGGATCGTTTTGAGGTTGCTGTAAATGTTTCAAAAAAGGGCTGGTCGACTTCTGCTAATGTGGTTTTAGCTAATTATACTGCCTATGCAGATGCATTGGCTGCTGCCCCGTTAGCTTATAAACTAAATGGACCAATTCTTTTAACTCATGCGGGGAAGCTTACGAGTGTTACAAAACAGGAAATTATTAGACTAAATGCAAAAAGTGTTACAATTGTAGGCGGAAAAGCAAGTGTGTCTGACCAAGTAATTACTGAATTAAGAGCTATGGGCATTTCCGTTAATAGAATTTCGGGACAGGACCGATATGAGGTTGCTAATAATATTGCTAAGTTTATTGGGAAAAAGGATAGAGTGGTCGTAGCATATGGGTTGAATTTCCCGGATGCGCTTGCAATTGCTCCATATGCAGCCAGAAATGGGTATCCCATTTTGTTAACGAATACAAATAGTATGACGGCGTCTACTAAAAATATTATTACCCAATGGAACGTAAATCAAACAATTGTAGTCGGAGGAACTGGGAGTGTATCGCAAAATGTCTTTAATAGTCTGCCAAATGCAATAAGGATAGATGGAAAAGATCGTTTTGCTGTTGCGTCTAATATTGCCAATCGCTATTACAAGTCGCAATCCCAAGCTTTTGTTGCAACAGGTATGAATTTTGCTGATGCTTTAACAGGTTCCGTTTTGGCGGCTAAGAGGAATAACCCAATTTTATTAACCTCATCCAGTATACCTGCTGCTACTAAGGATTCTATTATAAATAATGGATATCAGGGCTTTACTATATTAGGGGGATCTGCTTCTGTGTCTGCCAGCATAAGTAATATCCTAGGAGGTCCGACAGTGGGGCAGACCATTATGATAGATCCTGGCCACGGCGGGAGTGACCCAGGAGCTTCTGGTAATGGAATGTTTGAAAAGGATATCGTTCTGGATGTTTCCAAAAGGGTTAATGCTCGCCTTTACGATTCATTAGCTAAAGTAATGATGACCAGGAATACTGATACATACCCGACTTTGGATGAGCGCGTACAGATGGCGCATAGTAAGGGTGCCGATTTATTTGTAAGTATACATGTAAATGCTTATTCTGGTTCTTCTGCAAATGGAACAGAGACTTACTATAATACTGCATATGCCTCGGCAGACAGTAAGCTTCTTGCAGAAGAAATCCAAAAGGAACTCGTAAAGGCTATGGGAACAAATGACAGGGGAGTAAAGCAAGGAAGCTTTTATGTCATTAAATACACTAAAATACCAAGTGTCCTGGTTGAAATTGCATTTATATCCAACCCCGAGGATGCTAAGAAGCTTGCTGACAATACCTTTAGGCAAAGAGCTGCGGATGCAATATATAAAGGAATTATGAATTATTATAATAAAAAATAA
- a CDS encoding cell wall-binding repeat-containing protein, which translates to MKKKFFYSFLVYILCSLFLHINGVMADDLPERLGGEDRFEVAVNVSKKWYGANTVLLVNYNAFADALSAGPLAYKYDAPILLTHATKLTEATKIEIKRLVPNKVVVVGGEASVSDSVLNQIRLLGIKDVERISGKDRFEVSANVAKIINNWESVIIADGLNYPDALSISSYAAINQVPILLTRPNSLPVQAADLIKMQKVSMSLIIGGEASVSKLVERALPRPERIGGKNRFEVAANVYKEKMPADSIYLATGMSFADALTGSVAAAKEKASIVLTRSDFVPSESLDVFENNIVNNVVVLGGRASVSDNAISDIHFHKKSSDPIIYLVPHADDEVLTFGIDILNQLNKNRNVYLGIFSKGSDSVAREIVNGHYDEESRAKHMNNAPIWCWWHGVYHDPGKEGFLHGYITLKEFGDIRLNDYFSAANTLGVKEDHALDNTLEDGTFNKENIKNEIRNYLSKFPDAEFRSMSWHDGHPPHALIGQALKELEESGEIHPLKTTYFISVYTDRFSGKTISLPIRKLELEDAKLQTKLNAAVNIYGSYNPQKGFYATGYHSVKTQFDRLLKDSYVRIHY; encoded by the coding sequence TTGAAAAAAAAGTTTTTTTATAGTTTTTTAGTTTATATTCTTTGTAGCTTATTCCTTCACATAAATGGGGTAATGGCTGATGACCTTCCGGAAAGGCTTGGGGGGGAAGACCGTTTTGAGGTAGCAGTAAATGTATCAAAAAAGTGGTATGGCGCAAATACTGTTTTGTTGGTTAACTATAACGCTTTTGCGGATGCCTTATCAGCGGGTCCGCTTGCTTATAAATATGATGCTCCTATTTTACTAACACATGCAACTAAACTTACAGAGGCTACCAAAATAGAAATTAAGAGATTAGTTCCAAACAAAGTTGTGGTTGTTGGGGGAGAAGCCAGTGTATCGGATTCTGTCCTAAATCAAATTCGTTTATTAGGTATTAAAGATGTTGAGAGAATTTCTGGTAAGGATCGATTTGAGGTATCAGCCAATGTAGCCAAAATAATAAATAACTGGGAAAGTGTCATTATTGCAGATGGATTAAATTATCCAGATGCACTATCTATCTCTTCCTATGCAGCCATAAATCAAGTGCCGATTCTTTTAACCAGGCCAAATTCACTGCCTGTACAAGCAGCAGATTTAATAAAAATGCAAAAGGTAAGCATGTCTTTAATTATTGGCGGAGAAGCCAGTGTAAGTAAATTAGTAGAAAGAGCGCTTCCAAGGCCGGAGAGAATAGGCGGCAAAAATAGATTTGAGGTTGCCGCAAATGTTTATAAAGAAAAAATGCCTGCAGACTCGATTTATTTAGCCACTGGAATGTCATTTGCCGATGCTTTAACTGGTTCGGTTGCTGCAGCTAAAGAGAAGGCGTCCATCGTATTGACGAGAAGTGATTTTGTACCTTCCGAGTCTCTTGATGTTTTTGAAAACAATATTGTTAATAACGTGGTTGTACTTGGAGGCCGAGCTTCGGTAAGTGACAATGCCATTTCGGATATCCATTTTCATAAAAAGTCGTCTGATCCTATTATTTATCTCGTGCCACATGCTGATGACGAGGTGCTAACCTTTGGCATTGATATATTGAATCAATTAAATAAAAACCGAAATGTATATTTAGGTATTTTTTCAAAAGGTTCCGATTCTGTTGCTAGAGAGATTGTAAATGGTCATTACGATGAAGAATCGAGAGCAAAGCATATGAATAATGCCCCGATTTGGTGCTGGTGGCATGGTGTTTATCATGATCCGGGAAAAGAAGGTTTTTTGCATGGCTACATAACTTTGAAAGAGTTTGGGGATATCCGCTTAAATGATTATTTTAGTGCAGCGAATACTTTAGGTGTAAAAGAAGACCACGCTCTTGATAATACACTTGAGGATGGAACCTTCAATAAAGAAAATATTAAAAACGAAATACGGAATTACCTATCTAAGTTCCCTGATGCCGAATTTAGGTCCATGTCATGGCATGATGGGCATCCGCCACATGCTCTTATAGGCCAAGCCTTAAAAGAACTGGAGGAATCCGGTGAGATTCATCCTTTAAAAACCACCTATTTTATCTCGGTATACACAGACAGATTCTCAGGAAAGACAATATCACTTCCAATTCGGAAGCTTGAGTTGGAGGATGCAAAACTCCAAACAAAACTTAATGCTGCAGTGAATATATACGGAAGTTACAACCCCCAAAAGGGTTTTTACGCAACAGGGTACCATTCTGTAAAAACACAGTTTGATAGGCTTTTAAAAGATTCTTATGTAAGAATTCATTATTAG